The Anopheles coluzzii chromosome 2, AcolN3, whole genome shotgun sequence genome window below encodes:
- the LOC120947907 gene encoding juvenile hormone esterase-like, producing the protein MPHGVVVILTVVFVVAAAENVPRVCIQDGCMRGSWMRSLHGERYEAFIGIPFAKPPVGPLRFANPVPNEPWADRQELDASGRIPRAPCLQKNLFLPERGVEGKEDCLYLNVYRPFKVSKEGAENGTTPLATLVYIHGGGFLAGYNSPLVAGAEKLMDNAVILVTIAYRLGAFGFLSTGDDAASGNFGLKDQREALRWVRRNIEAFGGDPELVTVMGHSAGGASVHLQLMHLGNEGLFQRAISLSGNALTPWSAPRANPLQLAHQQARLLGIKKPHKMTTDALVEALRAIDADLFVSSYKGFTNGSRYPVIVYGPVVEAATVSDAFLTEPPRELWARGAHLSVPWLTGIVPNDGFVFSAPILKDTDCSKETFAQQKTLLLNVLGGAKETDALPILMERFFGNQSSIGECFTHENVDKLTMLFNEGLFVYPLTLSVRQHANHTGTKAPIYLYRFNYKGPHSYSSIFVPDRDESKNFGIVHCDELIYILRAPILFPDFRRNSPDAKVTQVMTKLIVDFARTGTAPTGDGVGDRASDSEFPQALELTNSNSTEEPVLKKYINFYDADMFDFWTRFYSY; encoded by the exons ATGCCACACGGAGTGGTCGTGATTCTGAcggttgtgtttgtggttgCAGCAGCCGAGAATGTCCCAAGGGTCTGCATCCAGGACGGGTGTATGCGGGGATCGTGGATGCGAAGTCTGCACGGCGAGCGGTACGAAGCGTTCATCGGTATCCCGTTTGCCAAGCCACCGGTTGGACCACTTCGTTTCGCCAACCCGGTCCCAAACGAGCCTTGGGCGGACCGGCAGGAGCTGGATGCATCGGGCAGAATTCCACGAGCGCCCTGTCTGCAGAAGAATCTCTTCCTGCCCGAGCGTGGAGTCGAGGGTAAGGAGGATTGTCTGTATCTGAACGTTTACCGACCGTTTAAGGTGAGCAAAGAGGGGGCCGAGAATGGAACGACTCCGCTAGCTACCTTGGTGTACATCCACGGTGGTGGGTTTCTGGCCGGATATAACTCTCCCTTGGTTGCGGGAGCGGAAAAGCTGATGGACAATGCGGTAATACTGGTGACGATCGCTTACCGGTTGGGTGCGTTCGGGTTCCTTTCGACTGGTGACGATGCGGCGAGTGGAAACTTTGGCCTGAAGGACCAGCGGGAAGCATTGCGGTGGGTTCGTCGAAACATCGAAGCGTTTGGAGGCGATCCGGAGCTGGTGACGGTCATGGGACATAGTGCCGGTGGTGCTTCCGTGCATCTGCAGCTGATGCATCTTGGCAACGAGGGGTTATTCCAGCGTGCCATAAGTCTCAGTGGCAATGCCCTAACTCCTTGGAGTGCTCCAAGAGCTAACCCGCTACAGCTTGCCCACCAACAGGCTCGTCTGTTGGGCATTAAAAAGCCCCACAAGATGACTACGGATGCACTGGTGGAAGCACTTCGTGCCATCGATGCTGATCTTTTCGTGAGCAGTTACAAAGGATTTACG AACGGCTCTCGCTATCCTGTGATCGTATACGGACCGGTGGTGGAGGCTGCTACCGTTTCGGACGCGTTCCTGACGGAACCTCCGCGGGAGCTGTGGGCCCGTGGGGCACACCTGTCCGTACCCTGGCTGACGGGGATCGTGCCAAACGATGGGTTCGTGTTCAGTGCTCCCATCCTGAAGGACACCGACTGTTCGAAGGAAACGTTTGCCCAGCAGAagacgctgctgctgaacgTGCTGGGCGGCGCGAAGGAGACGGACGCACTGCCGATCCTGATGGAGCGCTTCTTCGGCAATCAGTCGTCGATCGGCGAATGTTTTACGCACGAAAATGTGGACAAGCTGACGATG TTGTTTAATGAAGGTCTGTTCGTCTATCCGCTCACTCTCAGCGTACGCCAGCACGCCAATCACACGGGCACGAAAGCTCCCATATATCTGTACCGGTTCAACTACAAGGGTCCACACTCGTACTCCTCCATCTTTGTGCCGGATCGGGATGAGTCGAAAAACTTTGGCATCGTACATTGCGATGAGTTGATCTACATCCTGCGCGCTCCGATACTGTTTCCCGACTTTCGGCGCAACTCGCCAGACGCAAAAGTCACGCAAGTGATGACAAAGTTGATCGTAGACTTTGCACGCACAGG AACTGCACCAACGGGTGATGGGGTTGGTGATCGGGCGAGCGACAGCGAATTCCCCCAAGCCCTGGAACTGACCAACTCTAACAGTACGGAGGAGCCCGTTCTGAAAAAGTACATTAACTTTTATGATGCCGACATGTTCGACTTCTGGACACGGTTTTACAGCTACTAG
- the LOC120947906 gene encoding juvenile hormone esterase-like has product MVRTRQTMIVPSLLLFVMHCVVSCTSSGSPLLVRAALEPNTACASADEVDTGDAPRVCIDDGCLVGTLRDGMGGEQFEAFLGIPFAQPPVGELRFADPLPNGPWYEQLYNASYERDMCLQRNDLLPNPPVTGSEDCLYLNVYRPKECDDRTNLPVIVYIHGGGFFSGTASSLIVGPEYILDTKRAILVTVQYRLGVLGFLSTGDTAAPGNFGLKDQTLALRWVKRNIRRFGGNEQLITIVGQSAGATSVHMHMISPLSRGLFERAIMMSGNSLVPWNIPTKDPLALARSTAMVVDVMGADRLSGKQLVAALRDIPGEKLVGNVHKLKLWSVDPLTLFRPVVEPKDSPNPFLTEEPKVSWRNGNYQQVPYLAGFVPNEGAIRALSIFKDATLFGELQRNFSTILPILLEQPPSKALTEKMRTRFLNDTTDDEPVRQDNLQGFVDLYSEAAFIYPVQLGVRQYITAADTDRAPASVYKLSYKGRYSYSAIYAGGDTSDYGVVHCDDLNYLFRQPAIFPDYPAGAPELKMVDTFVNFFIDFAINGRATPLAPVRECRNENQVYQSLDCDVQEFVRVGDDVQVKVLSARNEEMFAFWKDFY; this is encoded by the exons ATGGTACGCACGCGTCAGACGATGATCGTGCCctcgttgctgctgtttgtgaTGCACTGTGTGGTGTCGTGCACGAGCAGTGGCAGTCCGCTGCTGGTGCGGGCGGCCCTAGAGCCGAATACGGCCTGTGCGTCTGCGGATGAGGTGGACACGGGTGATGCGCCCCGAGTCTGCATCGACGACGGCTGCCTGGTGGGGACGCTTCGGGACGGTATGGGCGGGGAGCAGTTCGAGGCGTTCCTGGGCATACCGTTCGCACAGCCACCGGTCGGGGAGTTGCGTTTTGCG GACCCGCTCCCCAACGGCCCCTGGTACGAGCAGCTGTACAACGCGTCCTACGAGCGTGACATGTGTCTCCAGCGGAACGATCTGCTGCCCAATCCGCCCGTCACCGGCAGTGAAGACTGTCTCTACCTAAACGTGTACCGGCCAAAG GAATGTGACGACCGTACCAACCTGCCCGTGATCGTGTACATCCACGGCGGTGGTTTCTTCTCCGGCACGGCCAGCTCGCTCATTGTCGGCCCAGAGTACATTCTCGACACGAAGCGGGCGATACTGGTCACCGTGCAGTACCGGCTCGGTGTGCTCGGCTTCCTGTCGACGGGCGATACGGCCGCACCGGGCAACTTCGGCCTGAAGGATCAAACGCTCGCCCTGCGCTGGGTGAAGCGCAACATTCGACGGTTCGGTGGCAACGAGCAGCTGATCACGATCGTGGGCCAAAGTGCGGGCGCCACCTCCGTCCACATGCACATGATCAGTCCGCTGAGCCGGGGACTGTTCGAACGGGCGATCATGATGAGCGGCAACTCCCTGGTGCCGTGGAACATACCGACCAAGGATCCGCTGGCACTCGCCCGCTCGACCGCCATGGTGGTGGACGTGATGGGTGCGGACCGGCTGTCGGGCAAACAGCTCGTCGCAGCACTGCGGGACATCCCCGGCGAGAAGCTCGTCGGTAACGTTCACAAGCTAAAG CTCTGGTCCGTTGATCCACTGACACTGTTCCGCCCGGTGGTGGAACCGAAGGATTCCCCCAATCCCTTCCTGACCGAGGAGCCGAAGGTGAGCTGGCGCAACGGCAACTACCAGCAGGTCCCTTACCTGGCCGGTTTCGTGCCAAACGAGGGTGCTATCCGGGCGCTCAGTATCTTCAAGGACGCGACACTGTTTGGCGAGCTGCAGCGTAACTTTAGCACCATTCTGCCGATCCTGCTCGAGCAGCCGCCCTCGAAAGCGTTGACCGAGAAGATGCGAACGCGTTTCCTGAACGACACcacagacgacgaacccgttCGGCAGGATAACTTGCAAGGATTTGTGGAT CTCTACAGTGAGGCCGCGTTCATCTATCCAGTGCAGCTGGGCGTTAGGCAGTACATCACGGCGGCCGACACCGACCGTGCACCGGCCAGCGTGTACAAGCTGTCGTACAAGGGCCGCTACTCGTACTCCGCCATCTATGCCGGCGGTGATACGAGCGACTACGGTGTGGTGCACTGTGACGACCTGAACTATCTGTTCCGCCAGCCGGCCATCTTCCCGGACTATCCGGCCGGTGCGCCCGAGCTCAAGATGGTGGACACGTTCGTGAACTTCTTCATCGATTTCGCAATCAATGG TCGTGCGACACCGCTGGCACCGGTGCGGGAGTGTAGGAACGAGAACCAAGTCTACCAATCGCTCGACTGTGATGTGCAGGAGTTCGTTCGCGTCGGCGATGATGTGCAGGTGAAGGTGCTGAGCGCTCGCAACGAGGAAATGTTTGCGTTCTGGAAGGATTTCTACTGA
- the LOC120961449 gene encoding juvenile hormone esterase-like: protein MSKKFKSNLNCSVPISLLFLLLLVTIRAGGVELIQTEPTVCISDGCLRGTVLQNSVGSSYPAFLGIPFAKPPIGKLRFANPQPNDPWQGKYNASTTKSACVQIVTVLPSSRLYGSEDCLYLNVFMPTLQILEDALLPVMVYIQGGGFLYGSAQLEQRNPARFMTWRRVIVVTFQYRLGVFGFLSTGDRSAPGNFGMKDQVMVLRWVKKNIRAFGGDPNRVTIFGESVGGSSVQYQMLSPLSRGLFHRAISMGGSDFNSLKGAISSPLAFARAQANVVGIENANKLSSAKLVEELRKVDAYELTRSIEQLKQWNIHPITLYLPVVEPPEEPEPFLTEDPRAAWRRGAYAAVPWMTGSIPNEGSIITQTIYKNESLIEDFNAKFVFALPFILGTSISKEKLAGLRKRFLKNTPTSQWVTRNNYAEITKLFSEAYFQYPMVKNIKQHLANRKNTSTSVYSFQFRGRYSFSKLLTGSEKSYGISLLDEMIYLFRMPLFFPEFPPGSPEAEMTQLWVKFIVDFATQESVDKIGTCYDVKCDVETFANSNNRYFPVSKKLLPGLNEEMYRFWKGFYEGKA, encoded by the exons ATGTCTAAAAAGTTTAAATCTAACCTCAACTGTTCTGTTCCTATCTCACTACTGTTTTTACTATTGTTGGTAACCATACGTGCAGGAGGCGTTGAACTGATCCAAACTGAACCTACCGTGTGCATTAGTGATGGTTGTTTGCGAGGCACAGTCTTGCAGAACAGTGTTGGTAGCTCTTATCCAGCGTTTCTGGGCATTCCGTTTGCCAAACCACCCATCGGGAAGCTTCGGTTTGCG AATCCACAACCCAACGATCCATGGCAGGGAAAGTACAATGCATCCACGACAAAGAGCGCTTGTGTCCAGATAGTAACGGTCCTTCCATCGTCTCGCCTGTACGGGTCAGAGGACTGCCTGTACCTGAACGTGTTCATGCCAACTCTACAAATACTTGAAGACGCCCTACTGCCCGTGATGGTCTACATTCAAGGTGGTGGATTTCTATACGGCTCAGCGCAATTGGAACAGCGTAATCCTGCCCGCTTTATGACCTGGCGTCGTGTGATCGTTGTGACGTTCCAGTACCGCTTGGGTGTGTTTGGATTTCTCTCCACGGGCGACCGGTCTGCACCAGGAAACTTTGGAATGAAGGATCAAGTGATGGTTTTGCGATGGGTAAAAAAGAACATCCGTGCGTTCGGCGGTGATCCCAACCGGGTTACGATCTTCGGTGAAAGTGTTGGAGGATCCAGTGTACAGTACCAGATGCTCAGTCCTCTGAGTCGTGGTCTGTTTCATCGGGCAATAAGCATGGGTGGTAGTGATTTCAATAGCTTGAAAGGAGCGATCAGTAGTCCTCTTGCTTTCGCAAGAGCGCAGGCAAACGTAGTTGGAATAGAGAATGCCAATAAACTGTCATCGGCGAAGCTAGTCGAGGAATTGCGTAAGGTGGATGCGTATGAGCTGACGCGCAGTATCGAACAGTTGAAGCAGTGGAATATCCACCCGATCACCTTGTACCTTCCCGTAGTGGAGCCGCCGGAGGAACCAGAACCCTTTTTGACCGAAGATCCTCGAGCTGCTTGGAGGCGGGGTGCATATGCAGCTGTTCCTTGGATGACGGGAAGCATTCCGAACGAAGGATCCATCATCACACAGACGATTTACAAGAATGAATCACTAATTGAAGATTTCAATGCAAAGTTTGTCTTTGCGTTACCGTTCATACTAGGAACTAGCATCTCGAAAGAGAAACTCGCAGGGCTTAGAAAGCGTTTCCTCAAGAACACTCCTACTTCGCAGTGGGTTACAAGGAATAACTACGCTGAGATCACTAAG CTGTTTTCAGAAGCCTATTTCCAGTACCCGATGGTCAAGAACATCAAGCAACACCTCGCCAACCGGAAGAATACTTCGACCAGTGTCTACTCCTTCCAGTTTCGTGGCCGGTACTCCTTCTCCAAACTGTTAACCGGGTCAGAAAAGTCGTACGGGATTAGCCTTCTCGACGAGATGATCTACCTTTTCCGTATGCCACTGTTTTTCCCCGAGTTTCCACCAGGCTCGCCGGAAGCGGAAATGACCCAACTGTGGGTAAAGTTTATTGTAGACTTTGCCACGCAAGAATCTGTCGATAAGATCGGAACATGTTATGACGTAAAGTGTGACGTGGAGACGTTTGCAAACTCGAACAATCGTTACTTTCCCGTTAGCAAAAAACTTTTGCCAGGGCTGAACGAAGAGATGTACCGCTTTTGGAAGGGTTTTTATGAGGGAAAAGCATAA
- the LOC120953460 gene encoding juvenile hormone esterase-like yields MVTLVPTAPLFGKEDCLYINVFVPALEVRDAGLLPVMVYIHGGGFLYGSAQTEQRDPARFMSWRRVIVVTFQYRLGVFGFLSTGDRAASGNFGMKDQVMALRWVKKNIRAFGGDPNLVTIFGESAGGSSVQFQMLSPLSRGLFHRAVSMSGSAISSWSVPIENPLMLARAQAKVLGIVDASELSTKELVEQLREVDAVELTRSTERLKLWDIHPITLYHPVVEPPEEPEPFLAEDPRAAWRRGAYATVPWMTGSIPNDGSIVTQTIYRNDSLVEDLNSKFVNLLPLILRTSITKEKLARLRKRFLKNTPPSKWITKDNYAEITKLMSEAWFLYPMVRSIKQHHASRKHTPTSVYSFQFRGRYSFSKLYTGTDTPYGITHADEMIYLFRMPLLFPEFPPGSPEAEMTQLWVKFFVDFATHDIVDKVGTCYGEKCEVMTFANTNNRYFPVSKRLVPGLDEEMYSFWRSFLEDK; encoded by the exons ATGGTAACACTCGTGCCAACGGCTCCCCTGTTTGGGAAGGAGGATTGCCTTTACATAAACGTGTTCGTACCGGCCCTGGAAGTACGTGATGCAGGACTACTGCCCGTGATGGTTTACATTCACGGTGGTGGATTTTTGTATGGTTCAGCTCAAACGGAACAGCGTGATCCTGCCCGCTTTATGTCCTGGCGTCGTGTGATCGTTGTGACGTTCCAGTACCGCTTGGGTGTGTTTGGATTTCTCTCCACGGGAGACCGGGCCGCTTCGGGTAACTTTGGCATGAAGGATCAAGTGATGGCTTTGCGCTGGGTAAAGAAGAACATCCGTGCGTTCGGCGGTGATCCCAACCTGGTGACGATTTTTGGTGAAAGTGCTGGAGGTTCCAGTGTACAGTTCCAGATGCTCAGTCCACTTAGTCGTGGTCTATTCCATCGGGCAGTAAGCATGAGCGGTAGTGCTATCTCGAGTTGGAGCGTACCAATCGAAAATCCTCTCATGCTGGCAAGGGCACAGGCGAAAGTGCTCGGCATAGTGGACGCCAGCGAGCTGTCGACGAAGGAGCTGGTTGAGCAGTTGCGCGAGGTGGATGCCGTCGAGCTGACACGCAGTACTGAACGGTTAAAGCTATGGGATATTCACCCGATCACACTGTATCATCCGGTGGTGGAGCCTCCGGAGGAACCAGAACCCTTTTTGGCCGAGGATCCTCGGGCTGCCTGGCGCAGGGGTGCATATGCGACCGTTCCTTGGATGACGGGAAGTATTCCGAACGATGGATCGATCGTCACACAGACAATCTACAGGAATGATTCACTGGTTGAGGATTTGAATTCTAAGTTTGTCAATCTGTTGCCGCTTATACTGAGAACTAGCATCACTAAAGAGAAACTCGCACGGCTAAGAAAACGATTCCTCAAAAACACTCCTCCCTCGAAGTGGATTACCAAGGATAACTACGCTGAGATCACTAAG CTAATGTCGGAAGCCTGGTTCCTGTACCCAATGGTGAGAAGCATCAAACAACACCACGCCAGCCGGAAGCACACCCCAACCAGTGTGTACTCCTTCCAGTTTCGGGGTCGGTACTCCTTCTCCAAACTGTACACCGGCACGGACACACCGTACGGCATTACGCATGCCGATGAGATGATCTACCTTTTCCGTATGCCACTGCTTTTCCCCGAGTTTCCACCAGGCTCGCCGGAAGCGGAAATGACCCAACTGTGGGTGAAGTTTTTCGTAGACTTTGCCACACACGACATAGTTGACAAGGTGGGGACATGTTATGGCGAAAAGTGTGAAGTGATGACGtttgcaaacacaaacaatcgaTACTTTCCCGTAAGCAAACGGCTCGTGCCAGGATTAGATGAAGAGATGTACAGTTTTTGGAGGAGCTTTTTGGAGGATAAGTAG
- the LOC120952446 gene encoding juvenile hormone esterase-like has product MRYSVVMKLLVIFGAVLVTVGGQLKHPRVCTDDGCLLGTSMTDTKNLRFDAFVGIPFAEPPVGKLRFKKPIPIEPWTEDYNATESKPACLQKSFLLPGQPIVGDENCLYLNVYRPKGNGSAVSLPVMVFIHGGGYFFGSADPQLYGPERILATKQVILVTLQYRLGVLGFLSTGDAHATGNYGMLDQVLALRWVNRHIGAFGGDPHSVTLFGESAGGASVQLHMMSPLSVGLFQRAIIMSGSALAVWSLPIQDPLALARKQAKLVGVSEAEELTTAELVDVLQYLDAKVLTASMPNLRTWFEHPIVMYRPTVQGASVPSEERFLPDDPRKLWAEGLYVDIPIMIGTVPNEGAVVSLAIVHNETILEQFNENLKELLVPVLAINGTDSVLEQLKGRYFPKATNNRWIKEDNADQFTKMMSDAFIKYPTIKTLLQYANSNQTSCRDTTLYSFEFEGRHSFSSLYIQSNASHGVCHQDELLYLYRMIDLFPDFPPDSPETEMCNAWTEFLVNFASNGTRPDSSRSCEANNIQTVTFGNAKSSPEGTSAASVVLVSSGNGLDAEMERMHEFWSTVYGSSYIAYH; this is encoded by the exons ATGAGGTATAGTGTTGTAATGAAGCTGCTAGTGATATTCGGTGCCGTTTTGGTCACGGTTGGTGGACAGTTAAAGCATCCGCGTGTTTGTACGGACGATGGCTGTCTGCTGGGAACATCGATGACGGATACGAAGAACCTAAGGTTCGATGCATTCGTAGGCATTCCCTTTGCAGAGCCACCGGTTGGAAAGCTTCGCTTTAAG AAACCCATCCCAATCGAACCTTGGACCGAAGATTACAATGCAACCGAAAGCAAACCGGCCTGCCTGCAGAAATCATTCCTGCTGCCCGGGCAACCGATCGTTGGCGATGAGAATTGTCTCTACTTGAATGTGTACCGCCCCAAAGGCAACGGCAGTGCAGTCTCCCTGCCCGTAATGGTGTTCATACATGGTGGTGGATATTTCTTCGGTTCGGCCGATCCACAGCTGTACGGGCCGGAGCGAATCCTGGCCACAAAACAAGTGATCCTCGTCACACTCCAGTATCGTCTCGGTGTGTTAGGCTTCCTTTCGACGGGCGATGCACACGCTACCGGTAACTACGGTATGCTTGATCAAGTGTTAGCCCTCCGATGGGTCAATCGACACATCGGCGCCTTCGGTGGTGATCCTCACTCGGTGACACTGTTCGGTGAAAGTGCTGGCGGTGCTTCCGTGCAGCTGCACATGATGTCTCCGCTCAGTGTGGGCTTGTTCCAGCGTGCGATCATCATGAGCGGCAGTGCGCTAGCCGTGTGGAGTCTACCGATACAGGATCCGCTGGCGTTGGCACGCAAGCAAGCAAAGCTGGTTGGTGTGTCCGAGGCGGAAGAGCTAACGACGGCCGAGCTGGTAGATGTGCTGCAGTATCTCGATGCAAAGGTACTAACTGCCAGCATGCCAAACCTAAGAACGTGGTTCGAGCATCCGATCGTTATGTATCGGCCCACGGTGCAGGGAGCTTCCGTACCGAGCGAGGAACGCTTCCTGCCGGACGATCCTAGGAAGCTGTGGGCGGAAGGGCTTTATGTGGACATTCCGATCATGATCGGTACAGTACCGAACGAAGGTGCCGTTGTATCGCTTGCAATAGTACACAACGAAACGATTCTGGAACAGTTCAATGAGAATCTCAAGGAGCTGTTAGTGCCTGTTTTAGCCATAAATGGGACAGATTCTGTTTTGGAGCAACTGAAAGGACGCTACTTTCCGAAGGCGACCAATAATCGATGGATTAAGGAAGACAATGCTGATCAGTTCACAAAG ATGATGTCTGATGCATTCATTAAGTATCCTACCATAAAAACACTCCTGCAGTATGCCAACTCCAATCAAACATCCTGCAGAGACACGACGCTCTATTCGTTTGAGTTTGAGGGCCGTCACTCGTTCTCCTCACTCTACATACAGTCGAACGCAAGCCATGGCGTATGCCATCAGGATGAGCTGCTCTACCTTTACCGCATGATCGATCTCTTCCCAGACTTCCCGCCCGATTCGCCCGAAACGGAAATGTGCAACGCGTGGACCGAGTTTCTTGTCAACTTTGCAAGCAATGG AACGCGACCCGATTCTTCAAGATCGTGTGAAGCAAACAACATTCAGACGGTGACTTTTGGAAATGCAAAATCATCCCCAGAGGGTACGTCCGCTGCGTCGGTCGTATTGGTGTcgagtggaaatggattggaCGCGGAGATGGAGAGAATGCATGAATTTTGGAGTACCGTTTACGGTTCTTCGTACATTGCGTATCATTAG
- the LOC120951151 gene encoding uncharacterized protein LOC120951151, translating to MALAENTTKTEMTLTETSTPVISKEVITERTTADGLSEKNITQSKSYGSASEKSMVEESANSITKKHEKSESAFASERSVTESVSDGGALASSLLSSSSLSSSVTSSKVVSSSFSSSTSSSISSSIKSSSFDSSTAIDEFFKN from the coding sequence ATGGCCCTTGCCGAGAACACCACCAAGACGGAAATGACGCTGACGGAAACCTCTACGCCCGTCATCTCGAAGGAGGTGATCACCGAGCGGACGACGGCCGACGGCCTGTCGGAGAAGAACATCACCCAGTCGAAGAGCTACGGTTCGGCGAGCGAAAAGTCCATGGTGGAGGAGTCGGCCAACTCGATCACCAAGAAGCACGAAAAGTCCGAATCGGCCTTCGCGTCGGAGCGCAGCGTTACCGAGTCGGTTTCGGACGGTGGTGCACTGGCGTCATCGCTGCtgtcctcctcctcgctgAGCAGCTCCGTCACCAGCAGCAAGGTGGTGTCGTCCTCGTTCAGCTCGTCCACATCGTCGTCGATCTCGTCCTCCATCAAGTCGTCCTCGTTCGATTCCAGCACCGCGATCGACGAGTTCTTCAAGAACTGA